Genomic DNA from Corylus avellana chromosome ca4, CavTom2PMs-1.0:
NNNNNNNNNNNNNNNGACACAAAGCCAAACATAGCTTGAATTGCAATCTCATTTTGCTCTGCTTTTTGCGATCACCAATTCCTTTGTTTTCCTTTGACTTGCAAACAAGATAACATGGCTCACATTGCACTGGCAACTGCAGGCATAGTTCTTCCTCCCCTCCTCAAAGTGTTTTTTGAGAGAATGGCATCTCACGAGTTCAATGACTTCTTTCGGGAACGAAAACTCAGTGACAAACTCCTAAGGAAGTTGAAGATAGCATTGTTGACAGTGAATGCAGTGCTCGAAGACGCAGAGGATAGGCAATTTACAGAGGCTAGTGTGAAGGACTGGCTCGATGAGTTGAAAGGTACTCTCTATGATATAGAGGACATTTTGGATGAGATTGCTACCAAAGACTTTCGAAGAACAATTACAAGTAAGGTACGACACTCCATCTCTGCCTCTCATTTTGTGAATAAGATAGAAGGGGAGATAAATGTTGCATTTGAAATATTAGAAGATCTTGCAAAACAAATAGGTGTTTTAGGTCTGAGAGCAGGTGTTGGAGGGCAACCATTAGAAAGACTGCCTACGACTTCTTTTGTTGAAGAGTCTGGTATTTTTGGTAGACATCAAGATGAGGAAGCAATAATTAAGTCGTTGTTCTCTAATGAAGCGAGTGGTAGTGAGATAGGTGTGATTGTCATAGTTGGAATGGGGGGAATTGGCAAAACCACCCTTGCTCAACTTGTTTACAATGACAATAGGGTGAAGGAGCATTTTGACCTTAAAGCATGGGTTTGTGTTTCAGATCCATTTGACGTGTTCATGGTAATGAAAACAATTATAGAGGAAATAGGTTTGTCAACTAATGCTGATAGTACAAATCTAAATCATCTTCAAATTAATCTGAAGAAAATGTTGACAGGAAAGAGGTTCTTATTTGTTTTAGACGATGTTTGGGATAAGAATAATGCCAAATGGGAGGTCTTAAGTAATGCTTTAAAATCTGGGATACAAGGAAGTAGGGTTATCGTGACAACACGTGATCAGGATGTTGCAAGAGTCGTGCATGCTAGTGCAACTCATCATATAATAGAGTTACCCAAAGAAGATTGTTGGTCACTATTTGCGAAATTTGCATTCCATGATGGTCACCCTGATGCATATCCAAAACTAGAAGCAATAGGAAGACAAATCGTAGAAAAGTGCAAAGGCCTACCTCTAGCAATCAAGGCAATTGGATCTCTCTTGTGGTCTAAATTAGATGTTGATGAATGGGATAACGTATTTAGAAGTGAATTATGGGATTTATCAGTTGAGGAGACAAGCATCCTTCCTGCTCTAAAGTTAAGTTATAAATATCTTTCGTCACTTTTAAAGCGATGCTTTGCATACTGTTCCATATTCCCAAAGgattatacttttaaaaaagataaattagttttattatgGATGGCAGAAGGTTTATTGCcacaacccaaaaacaaaacaatggaagAAGTTGGTGATGATTACTTCCTTGCTCTTGTATCAAGATCATTATTCCAGCGATCAAGTCGCAACAAATATATAATGCATGATCTTGTCAGCGATTTGgcaaaatttatatctaaacaaTTTGCTTTAAGCCTTGAAGATGATTATTCTCATGACGTTCGAAGCAGGACTCGTCATTTCTCATATTATTGTGAAAAAGTTCATCTTATGAATTTTAAGACCTTTCATGAGGCTAAGAGGTTGCGCACTATCCTAGAATTAAATTTCTTCAGGAACGGTTTGTTCATCAGGCGTGGAGTCCAATTTTTATTACCAATGAGAAGATGCCTACGGGTGCTCATTCTATGTTACCATGCAGACATAGCTAAGTTGCCAGATTCAATTGGTAAACTTATACATTTACGTTATTTAGACCTTTCTTACACTGGGATTGAAAGGTTGCCTGATTCCTTATGTAAGTTGTGCAATTTGCAAATATTGAATTTATCACATTGTCGGTTTCTTGCTGCCTTGCCAAGAGATACGCATAAACTCATTAATTTGCGTCATCTTAATTTTGCTGAAACTTGCATCAAGGAGATGCCGACAAATCTGGGAAAGCTAAAATGTCTTCAAACATTAACTAAATTTATTGTTGGTAAAATTGATAGTGGATCTAGCATTGGAGAGCTACAAACACTTACAAATCTTCGGGGATCGCTCTCTATTTTTGGGCTCCAAAATGTTGAATGTTCCGCGGATGCTAAGGACAAAAACATGAGGGATATGAAGTACCTTGTGGAGTTGGTATTGGAGTGGAAACTTGGAACAAATGCTTCTGAAAGTCATATAATTGTACTTGATAGTCTCCAACCCCATTCAAACTTGAAAAGTCTCACTATCAACCAGTACGGTGGTAAAAGTTTTCCAAATTGGGTAGGGCATGCTTCATTCTCTAATATAGCATCTCTTCGTCTAGAATACTGTAAATTTTGTTGTAGCTTGCCACCACTTGGGCAATTACCCTCTTTGCAAGACCTCTCTATTGTTGGGTTGGATGGAGTTGTTACAATAGGTCGGGAGTTTTATGGCAGTGGATCTTCTTCAATTAAGCCATTTGTAGCCTTGAAATTTGTAAGGTTCGAGAAGATGTTGAAGTGGGAGGAATGGTTTTCGTTTGATGCTGAAAATGAAGGTGGAGCTTTTCCTAATCTTAGGGAGCTAAAAATTTATAGATGCCCCAATTTTGCATATTTTCTAAAAGGAGGATTCCGTGCCCCTAACCTTAAAGATTTTCGTGTCATCGATTGTGGGAGACTGCCATCACTACCTGACAAGATGCACATTCTTCTTCCATCTCTTGAGAAATTGTATATAGAAGATT
This window encodes:
- the LOC132177114 gene encoding putative disease resistance RPP13-like protein 1 → MAHIALATAGIVLPPLLKVFFERMASHEFNDFFRERKLSDKLLRKLKIALLTVNAVLEDAEDRQFTEASVKDWLDELKGTLYDIEDILDEIATKDFRRTITSKVRHSISASHFVNKIEGEINVAFEILEDLAKQIGVLGLRAGVGGQPLERLPTTSFVEESGIFGRHQDEEAIIKSLFSNEASGSEIGVIVIVGMGGIGKTTLAQLVYNDNRVKEHFDLKAWVCVSDPFDVFMVMKTIIEEIGLSTNADSTNLNHLQINLKKMLTGKRFLFVLDDVWDKNNAKWEVLSNALKSGIQGSRVIVTTRDQDVARVVHASATHHIIELPKEDCWSLFAKFAFHDGHPDAYPKLEAIGRQIVEKCKGLPLAIKAIGSLLWSKLDVDEWDNVFRSELWDLSVEETSILPALKLSYKYLSSLLKRCFAYCSIFPKDYTFKKDKLVLLWMAEGLLPQPKNKTMEEVGDDYFLALVSRSLFQRSSRNKYIMHDLVSDLAKFISKQFALSLEDDYSHDVRSRTRHFSYYCEKVHLMNFKTFHEAKRLRTILELNFFRNGLFIRRGVQFLLPMRRCLRVLILCYHADIAKLPDSIGKLIHLRYLDLSYTGIERLPDSLCKLCNLQILNLSHCRFLAALPRDTHKLINLRHLNFAETCIKEMPTNLGKLKCLQTLTKFIVGKIDSGSSIGELQTLTNLRGSLSIFGLQNVECSADAKDKNMRDMKYLVELVLEWKLGTNASESHIIVLDSLQPHSNLKSLTINQYGGKSFPNWVGHASFSNIASLRLEYCKFCCSLPPLGQLPSLQDLSIVGLDGVVTIGREFYGSGSSSIKPFVALKFVRFEKMLKWEEWFSFDAENEGGAFPNLRELKIYRCPNFAYFLKGGFRAPNLKDFRVIDCGRLPSLPDKMHILLPSLEKLYIEDCPKVESFPEGGLPSNLNEISISNCDKLFARRTGWGLQKLLCVRRFSIGDKSEDVEFFPDEGLLPASLTYLHIEGFPNLKSLDKKGLQHLTTLAELEIEWCPKLECMPEDGLPASLTTVNISFCPLLEKEWDMKREK